AGGCTGCATGGACATTGAATACGTAATAAAATGCCATATGGAGACTAACTTTGGAATATCATGTCTCTAAACACGTTTGTTCCACGATTCACCATCGGGAAAGTTGTTTAGGAAACATTATTTCGTGGTATCAGCGTAGGGTGGTAGGACAGTTAAAGTTTTCAGGTGTTAGAGGTTTGAAACCCACGAGCACATGCGTGATGTTCATAAACCTAGACACACAAGCGGGATGAAGCCCCATTCCATCCAACAACGTTTTTCTATCCAAGGGGACGTAACTCCGAAGAGCGAGTCTAGGACAGCTAGGCTATTTGTCCCTTACTCCCCTACTCTGTACTCCTTCCTTGTGTTACCCGTCCCCCCTCCCCGTAATCCCTGTGTTACCAGGCCTCACTCTCTATACTCCTTCCTTGTGTTACGCGGTCCACCACCCTTTACTCAATCCTTCGGTTACTCGATCCCACAACCTTTACACCTTCCTTGTGTTATGCGGTCCCCCACTCTGTACTCCTTTCTTTTGTTACCCTGTTCCCCACCTTCTACTTCATTCTTGCGTTAACCGGTCCACCACCCTGCACTGGCTTCTTGTGTTACCCGGTGCCCTACACTGTACTCCTTCCTTGTGTTATCCAGTCTCCCACTCTGTACTCCTTCCTTGTGTTACGAGTGCCCCACCCCGAACTCCTTTCTTGTGTTACCTGGTCGCCCACCCTGTCCTCTTTTCTGATATAACCTGGTTCCCCACCCTGTACTCCTTCCTTGCATTACCCGGTGCCCCATCCTGTACTCCTTCCTTGTGTTTGTTATTCAGTCTCCCACCCTGTCCTCTTTTCCTGTGTTACCCGGTGCACCACCCTGTACTGCTTCCTTGCATTACCTGGTGCACCACCCTGTACTCCTTCGTTCTGTTACCTGTTCCCCACCCTGTACTCCTTCCTTATGGTATGCAGTCTCCCACTCTGTACTCCTTCCTTGTGTTACCCGGTGCACCCCACCCTGTGCTCCTTCCTTCAGGTACCAGGTCTGCCACTCTATACTCCTTCCTTGTGTTACCTGGTCCACCACCCTGTACTCCTTCCTTGCATTACCCGGTGCACCACCCTGTACTCCTTCGTTCTGTTACCTGTATCCCACCCTGTACTCATTCCTTGCGTTATCCAGTCTCCCACTCTGTAGTCCTTCCTTGCGTTACCCGGTCCCCAACCCTGTAACTCCTTCCTTGCGTTACCCGGTTCCCCGTTTTATACTCCTTCCTTGTGTTACCCGGTCCCCCACCCTGTACTCCTTCCTTGCGTTACCCGGTCCCCCACCCTGTACTCCTTCCTTGCGTTACCCGGTCCCCCACCCTGTACTCCTTCCTTGCGTTACTCGGTCCCCCACCCTGTACTCCTTCCTTGTGTTTTCCGGGCCCCGTCTCTATACGCCTTGCTCGGGTTAAACGGTGTCCCAGCAGTATTTCCTCAGGCAGGGTTTCTCGAGCTGCCTGCCAAATCCGCAACTGAATGCTTGAAAATGAAAACGTCGAAATTGTTTACGAGGCAAGTTTGCAATCGCTTCCGTCCTAATCCGGGAAGATTAGAGCTAGAATGGCGAAGATAAAAGTATTCGACCTTTGTGGAGCGAGTGGGAGATTAATTACAACCGTGAGTTGCCTAATGACGGGGTTGCTCAATATATTGTAACGATGTCTCCTTGTCCCAGAAATACTTGAACGGGGTTGTGTTTCTGTCAAGATGTGCTCCTGTATGGTAAACCTCCATGTGTTTCCGTGGAGGGCTCCTCGTGCATAGTACAACAACAACATGGGTGTTATGCTAAACTTTGACAATAGAAcaggaaaacaaacacaaaatttaatgtcactGTGATAGAGTGTGCTCTCAAGTGTAAGCGTCTAAACAGCGTGTCAACAGTGTAATGAAATGGTCTTGTCTGAACAGCGTGTCAACAACGTGATGAAATGTTCTTGTCTGAACAGCGTGTCAACAACGTGATGAACTAGTTAATCTAAACAGTGTACCAGTGCGACATCCGCAATTTGCGCATTTGAAAGATATGTATACAAGGTGTTTTCTCTGTCTTGGATATGTGGGAGCTACTATACTCGTTTGGAGGTTCATTCCATAGTTTGATGCtaacagaaaaatacttttcataATGGCTTGTCTTGGGATTCACAGTGTAAATACTTGACTGGTCTCTATAGTAACTGGGGTGACATAAGGTCACTGAGGAAATAAGGAATATATTATTGCTCATTTTTGGCCTGTTCACGGACAGTTCCGCATATTAATCTCAGTGCATTTCCTTTTCGTACAAGTTTGGACTGCTTATTCCGTGCAGTCGTCCTTAGATATAACTGCAATACATTGTCTTCATTGCCTACGTTGTCTACATTGTCCACATTGTCCACACTGTCCACATTGTCAACATTCACTACGTTGTCTACATTGTCCACATTGTCTACCTTGTCTACATTGTCCACATGGTCTACATTGTCTACCTTGTctacattgtttacattgtttacattttcaacacTGTCCACATTGTCTACGTTGTCTACATAGTCTACATTGTCCATATTGTCCACATTGTCCACATGGTCTACGTTGTCTACCTTGTTTACACTGTctacattgtttacattgtcCATATTGTCTTCATTGTCTACATTTTCTGCATTATCAACGTTGTCTACATTGTCCACATTGTCCATGTTGTCTACATTGTCTGCATTATCAACATTGTCCACATTGTTTACATAGTCTTCATTGTCTACATTGTCAACATTGTCCACATTGTTTACATAGTCTTCATTGTccacattgtttacattttctacaATGTTGATATTGTCCACATTGTCCATATTGTCTACATTGTTTACATAGTCTTCATTGTCTTCATTGTCAACATTGTCAACATTGTCAACATTGTCCACATTGTCCACATTGTCCACATTGTCTTCATTGTccacattgtttacattttctacaATGTCGATATTGTCCACATTGTctacattgtttacattgtcCACATTGTTTACATAGTCTTCATTGTCCACATTGTCCATATAGTCTACATTGTCTTCATTGTccacattgtttacattttctacaATGTCGATATTGTCCACATTGTCTACATTGTTTACATAGTCTTCATTGTCTACATTGTCAACATTGTCCACATTGTCCACATTGTTTACATAGTCTTCATTGTCCACATTGTCCATATTGTCTACATTGTTTACATAGTCTTCATTGTctacattgtttacattgtcCACATTGTCAACATTGTCTTCATTGTCCACATTGTCCATATTGTCTACATTGTCTTCATTGTccacattgtttacattttctacaATGTCGATATTGTCCACATTGTCCACATTGTTTACATAGTCTTCATTGTCCACATTGTCCATATTGTCTACATTGTTTACATAGTCTTCATTGTCTACATTGTCCACATTGTCCACATTGTTTACATAGTCTTCATTGTCCACATTGTCCACATTTTCTACAATGTCGATATTGTCCACATTGTCTACATTGTTTACATAGTCTTCATTGTCTACATTGTCAACATTGTCCACATTGTCCACATTGTTTACATAGTCTTCATTGTCCACATTGTCCATATTGTCTACATTGTTTACATAGTCTTCATTGTCTACATTGTCCACATTGTTTACATAGTCTTCATTGTCCACATTGTCCACATTGTCTACATTGTTTACATAGTCTTCATTGTCTACATTGTCAACATTGTCCACATTGTTTACATAGTCTACATTGTCCACATTGTCCATATTGTCTACATTGTTTACATAGTCTTCATTGTCTACATCGTCAACATTGTCTATATTGTCCACATTGTCTACATTGTTTACATAGTCTTCATTGTCTACATTGTCCACATTGTTTACATAGTCTTTGTTGAAACGAACTACTAACTTTTTCTCCAAAAACAACTCAGGATGATAACATTTATAACCTAAGACGATGAAAAATGATATAACTTGAACTCAACAAACTAAATGTGAATGACTCTTACTTTTCAAACTAAATGTGAGAATTTCCTATATGTTAAATGACTTCTGCTAAACTAATGACCTGAACGAATATTTCAGGCTATGCAGATTTGAAATTTATCTGCTAAACTCCACAGAGTGTATAAAAAATCTAATCACTAACGGCAAAAACTAACTCTGAGCCACACAAGCTAGCCCAACCAATCCCGCCAACCCACGTGGTCCGCTCACCCCAGTCCAGCAAGCAGCACGTGAATCCTGCTTTTTCtcatgatgatgtgttttgatGTGGTGTTTCTTGTCTATGAACAATTACTGTGTTGCGTTTTCAAGCCAAATGTTGCatgtcaaggaacaaaaaacGTAATCTTCAGAACATACCCCCTTCCATGATagaactgtctatcatttaaacaaaacaaaaacaacaacaatgtttcacacaaaaagcagattatttacagacgactATTTACACATGTAACTATCCTGGGAAGCAAAGTCTGAGAACTAATCCAGAGTCCATTCCAATGGACAAATCTTTGTTACGGGTCTTGTCAATCGGGATTTCCCAACTTGTAGGACCACAACTCTCACATGACCATCTTTACCAGGAAACACCTGAAGAACTTTTCCTAATGGCCATGAACCACGTGGAGTATCTGCTGAAACAACGAGGACGATATCATTCACTGCAATATCCTTGCTGGATGACACCCATTTCTTTCTGACTCCAAGAGATGGAAGCCATTCCCTCATTCCACCGTTTCCAAAAATGGCGGATGAGTTCCTGAACCCGTCTTCATCTCTTCTTGGGATTGAATGACACATCATCCAGAGATGGTGCAAAAACACCTCCAACTTGTCCAATCAAGAAATGATTGGGTGTCAGGGGTATCTCATCAGCAGGTTGTGCAGACTGATAAGTGAGTGGTCTGGAATTTAAAAGAGATTCAACTCCCACAAAAGTTGTTACCAGTTCCTCATCTGCAACGTCACTCTTTGTCAAAATAGCAAACATTGCCCGTTTAGCTGATTTGATTAGTGACTCAAACACTCCTCCAAAATGGGGTGCATGAGGAGGATTAAATCTCCAAACCACTCTAGATTTTGCCAACGAAGTTTGAACTTTATCTTGATCTATTTGACCAAGAACGTCTTTCAGTTCTTAGGATGCTGCCACAAAATTTGTGCCATTGTCTGACACCATTTCACTTGGCATACCTCGTCTGGATGCCATCCGAAAGAATGCATTTAAGAATGAATTGGTATCAAGACCATACGCCATTTCCAAGTGTACGGCACGTGTTGACATGCACGTGAACAGACAAAGATAGCGTTTTTGACGCTTTTTCGACCGACCTTGTACTGTCACAAATGGTCCTGCATAATCAACAGCAGATTGATCAAAGGCCCTCAACCACTATTTCACACGGACAGCAGGTAATGGTGCCATGATTTGAGAAGATGGTTTGGCTTTGCGACGGACACATACGGCGCACTCTCTCTCCCAACTTCTAATTTCCTCTCGGGCAGAAGGAATCCAGTATTTAGCAGACAGAGCTGCTAATGTACTGTTTGTGCCCATGTGATGACACTTCTCATGAAACCTTTTGACTAAGAGCCTTGTTACCATGTACTTTCGAAGAAGTATTACAGGACATCTGGCATCATATGGGAGGTCAGCATAAGCTAAACGTCCAGCTGATCTCATTAGCCCATCCTCATCTAAGAAAGGCTGTAGTGCTGCAATTTTACTAGAGCTTGCAAGCTTCCTTTTCGATGCCAAAGCAGCATAGTCATCAGGAAAGCCTTTCCTCTGGGTATCAACAATGAGATGTGTTACAACATCATCCATCTCCTCAACCTCAAGCTCACCTTTTTTCTGTAGTGAATGAGGTTTCCGGGCGTTATCGATGAACCGATAGACCCATGCCATGATTCGGCATAactttgaccaatcagaaaaccGAGATGGATCTAACTTGAAATCGGCAAGTTGCATTGCATTGGCCCACAATGAGGTCTGTTTCAACTGTAACTTTGGTTTTGATGAACACACCTCGGGCTGAGGTGGCCATTCATTTTCATCATGAGTTAAAAACTCAGGACCGTGTAACCAGCATTTTTCTTTCAGCATGTGTGCAGAAACTCCTCTTGTAAGCATGTCTGCAGAATTCATAGCAGATGGTATGTACAGCCATTGACCTGGACATGAATGCTGATGTATGTATCCCACACGATTCGCCACAAATGGCTTAAACACACGACTTTGGTTCCGAATCCACCACAAGACATTTTGGCTGTCTGACCAAAATGTTGTGCACTGAATCGATGCACCTAAGGCATTCAGAACTGCCGTCACCAGTTTCACACCTAGCACTGCTGCCATCAGCTCTAATCTTGGGATGCTCACCGATTTCAATGGTGCAACCATGCTTTTTGATGCAACGAGAGAGACTGACTTTTCATCATTCTGGGTAGTACTAAGGTATATGACGGCCCCATACGCTCCTTCAGAagcatcaacaaaaacatgcagtTTTGCATCAGAGGGCAGACTGGGAACATTGATGCATCTCTGGAAGCGCAACAATTCCAACACTTTAAGTTCGGATAGCCATTCAAAACAACTGCTTTCAATTTCAGGACTCAACCTTTCATCCCAGGCTACTCCAGATAGCCACATCTTTTGCATGATCATCTTTCCCCTAATGGTGAAAGGCGCTAAAAACCCAAGGGGATCAAAGATCTTGGCAATCTCACTGAGAAATGTACGTTTGGTAATAGTGATGGAAGGTGTATTTTCTCCTTTCCAAAAACGAAATTCATCCAACTCTGCATTCCACATTAGACCAAGAGCCTTAACCGAAGGGAGGTCTTGTAGACTAACATCAATCTTGGAAGATCTATCATCAGGAGGAATGATTTTCAGCAGTTCAGCAGAATTTGACAGTCATTTGTGGGCATGCATGCCCGCTGAATTCCAAACTGCCTTTAGATCTTTGTATAATTCAATGCCCTCTTGTACAGTTTGTACAGAGTCAATGGTGTCATCCATGTATGTAGATTTCAAAATGGTTTCAGAAGCTAATGGGTGTTTATCAGTTGAACGTCTTGCATGTTCTTGGGTGACATATTGTGCAAGAAAAGGAGAACAGTTCATACCAAATACAACCCTGTTGAACTCAAACACCTCTGGTTCTTTTGATTGATCCAACGATCGCCATAAAAACCTCAAACAACTTCGATCTTCTGGAGCAATACCAATTTGCAGGTACATCtctgcaatatcacagatgatcGTCACAGGGTATTTTCTGAACCGAAGTAATATATCAAAGACATCATTTTGGAGTTTGGGGCCTTGGAAGACGAGATCATTCAACGAGACACCACAGCTCTTAGCTGAAGCATCAAACACTATCCTAATCTTTGTTGTTTGTCGATCGAGTTTGACAACTGGGAAATGGGGTAGGTACCATGTACCAGCAATGGTTTCATCATCTGTCACCTTAGATATGTAACCTTTCTGCAAGTACTGTTGTATGACTTCATCATAACCTTTTCCAAGAGCATCATTCTTTAAGAGTTTCTTTTCTACATTTTTCAGTCTATTTAACGCCATATCACGACTGTTTGGCAAACTACTTTTATCACCTTTCCAAGGTATTTGGACTTCATATCTGGAATTTGTGTACGTCAATGATTCTTGAACTTTATCAAGTGCACACCTATCATCAGCAGACATTGGTAACACTGTTTGGGAAGGAATGTTTTCAACATCCCAAACTTTCTGCAACAGATTATCCAGGTTATCATCTGAACTGGAGTATCCTGAAATTGAGCTAGCAAAGAAAGATTGACTACACTGGATGTCATTGCAAACACCTGACACGTTTCCCACACAAGTCCAACCCAAAGGCGTTTTTCTGGCAACTGGCTCTCCAGGAAGACCAACAATTTCATGGATAGATGAATGGAGCTCTATATAATCCATGCCAATCAGTAAATCAACTATAGGACGACGACTTACTTTTGTAAATGGCACTCCTTTTAGATGAGACCATTTGTGTCTGTATAACTGCCAATCAATGACTGACATTTTACCTGTAACCTTCGTAGTGGTCAAAGCCTCCATTGTTGTATCTACTGATCCATCAGTGCTCTTCAAACCCATTGTCACCAACTTTGTGTCAAATGTTCTGGTCATGTTGTTTAGAACATTGACAGATATCCTTTCAGACTGGCCCTCTAAACCAAGTTCAAATGCAACATCTTCATTTATGTATGAGCAAGTGCTCGCATCATCAAGAAGAGCATTTACCATAATTCTACGCTCTCCATTTTTGAGTATGACTTGAATGGTTCTAAGAGCAGAATAGAAAGATTCCCTGGAGGTGGACATCGTAGTTTGTGATGTTCTATTGACTGATGTTCTATTTGGCACCTGAACTTTCAATGTTGCATCAGGTTTGTGTACATGCAGTAATTGGTGATGATTTGCATTACACCCATTAATGTCACATTTACTGAACCTTTTACATGACTTACCTTGGTGGCCAAAACAAAGACATCTAAAACAGAGTCTTAACTCTTTTGCCCTTTGCCATCtcttttcaacttcaagtgaTATAAAGTTGCGGCATTTCCAAATACCATGTCCTAATTCATGACAGAAGGCACAACCTTTAGATGTACTTCCACTCTGCATGCCAAAATACATTTCGGATTTAGAGCGGCGATTTTCAGAACCACTGTTAactgaaacaccatgtttagctTCAGAAGCCATTGTCAGAAATTCAGCTTCTTTCAATACCCAATCTCTCAAGCATTCTACTGATTCTTGCCGTTCATGCTCATACACCCATCTCTTGTAATGGGTAATCATACTTTCAGTCATTTTGCCTAACAACAATGCATAGAGGCAACCATCACCAAGTTCCTCAACTTTATCAGTCTCACGCAAGTTGATAACAGCGAGATCAAGCATATCTGAAAATTTATCTAAATCTTTAGAATTTTCCGGTCTCAAGGGTCTAAAATTTCGAATCTCCTCAAGTTTGAGAGCAATTTGCCTGCGTGTACCCCCATATTTACGATCAAGTCGTTCGAGAGCGACGTCATATGCAGTTGCAGAATGACCTAATTTGGCAACAAGTTGAGCAGCAGAACCACCAAGATACTGCTTTAATTGCAATAATTTATATTCATTCGTAGCTGGGGCACGATCCACACATGCCATAAAGGCTGCTTTCCATCCTTCATACAATTTGACATCACCCGTGAACACTGGTATTGTGACTCTTTTCAATTGCCTCCACATGTCCTCCCCAAGATCATGTTTCATGGAAGGCAAACTACTAAAAGTAGGAGGAAGTGCAGTTACAGAGTGCACACTACACGCCTCTGCCTGTTCAACTGGCTTGTCTGCAATTGATACATTATGGTCTACCTTTTTTCTATGATCAACTTTTGGCTTCTCAGATTTGAACAACCTAGACAAACCAGACTTATACTTCTTGTTGAAGTGGTATCAGAACAATTGCGAAGAAAAGAGTTGGCTTGCCGAATAACAGCATCTATTTCCTCTTCAACTTCATCTAACTCATTTGACAATTTTTGGAAACTGTCATCATTTTTTGAATCCTTGTAAATCTGACACATGTCAGCTATAAGACCAACTACTTTGGCCTGTAAAGACGAAACCTCATCAACCGTGTCCCTAACAACCTTTTTGTTCAAAGGTTCAATCTCCAACAAACTAACTAGCTTGTTTTTAGATTTTGTCAAAGCTGATTTGGACACAGcctttttctttttcaaactgaCAAGTTTCTTGTCTAAATCAACCAAATCACTCGAGTGTGACATGTTTCTAACGTTTGCCTACTTTGTGCAAAATATGTAATGACAAAACTGTAAACTCGAAACTAACTAAAGAAtcaaccacgctctgctaccaaATGTTGAAACGAACTACTAACTTTTTCTCCAAAAACAACTCAGGATGATAACATTTATAACCTAAGACGATAAAAAATGATATAACTTGAACTCAACAAACTAAATGTGAATGACTCTTACTTTTCAAACTAAATGTGAGAATTTCCTATATGTTAAATGACTTCTGCTAAACTAATGACCTGTACGAATATTTCAGGCTATGCAGATTTGAAATTTATCTGCTAAACTCCACAGAGTGTATAAAAAATCTAATCACAAACGGCAAAAACTAACTCTGAGCCACACAAGCTAGCCCAACCAATCCCGCCAACCCACGTGGTCCGCTCACCCCAGTCCAGCAAGCAGCACGTGAATCCTGCTTTTTCtcatgatgatgtgttttgatGTGGTGTTTCTTGTCTATGAACACTTACTGTGTTGCGTTTTCAAGCCAAATTTTGCatgtcaaggaacaaaaaacGTAATCTTCAGAACAGTCCACATTGTCCACATTGTCCACATTGTTTACATAGTCTTCATTGTCCACATTGTTTACATAGTCTTCATTGTccacattgtttacattttctacaATGTCGATATTGTCCACATTGTCTACATTGTTTACATAGTCTTCATTGTCTACATTGTCAACATTGTCCGCATTGTTTACATAGTCTTCATTGTCCACATTGTCCATATTGTCTACATTGTCTTCATTGTCCAcattgtttaaattttctacAATGTCGATATTGTCcacattgtctacattgtctacatAGTCTTCATTGTCTACATTGTCAACATTGTCAACATTGTCCACATTGTTTACATAGTCTTCATTGTCTACATTGTCCACATTGTCCATATTGTCTACATTGTCTTCATTGTccacattgtttacattttctacaATGTCGATATTGTCCACATTGTCcacattgtctacattgtctTCATTGTCTGCATTGTCTGCATTGTCTACATTGTCAACATTGTCTTCATTGTCCACAATGTCCACATGGTCcacattgtctacattgtctacattgtctacattgtctacattgtccacattgtccacattgtctacattgtttacattgtcCACATTGTTTACATAGGCTTTATTGAGGAAATCAGGAATTAGATTATTGTTCATGTTTGGCTTGTTCACGGACAGTTCCACATATTAGATATACTCTCAATACATTTCCTTTTTGTACAGGTTTGGACTGCTTATTCAGTGCAATCGTCCTTAGATATAACTGCAGTACATTGTCCACATTATCTACGTTGTCTACATTGTCCACATTGTCCACATTCATTACATTGTCTGCATTGTCCACATTGTCTACACGGTCCATATTGTCAACATTGTCCACATTGTCTTCATTGTCcatattgtttacattgtttacatttgcGACATTGTCTACATGGATTATGCAgagccatttagaaagtggtcaaatgtaacatacttgacatatgtcatatttgggattacactttcttggtgaggcacaaattctagtacgttttgagttgagtcccatccgggattctaacccacaccctcagagtctggcacctaatcgccagcacacaaagtcagccaatTAACTCGCTCAGTCAACACGACTTCCACTGAAGTAGTCAGCATTGTCTACACTGTCTACAGTGTCTGCATTATCTACATTGTCTGCATTGTCTACATTTGctacattgtctacattttctacattatctacattttctacattgtctacattttctacattgtctacattgtctacattgtctacattgtctAAATTGTCTATATtttctacattgtctacattgtctacgttgtctacattgtctacattttctacattttctacattgtctacattttctacattgtctacattgtctacattgtctacattgtctacattgtctacattttcTACATTGTCTATATTGTCTACATTTTCTACATGGTCTACATTTTCTACATTGTGTACTTTGTCTACATTTTCTACATGTTCTTCATTTTCTACATTGTCTGCattgtctacattgtctacattgtct
Above is a genomic segment from Haliotis asinina isolate JCU_RB_2024 chromosome 7, JCU_Hal_asi_v2, whole genome shotgun sequence containing:
- the LOC137292134 gene encoding uncharacterized protein PF3D7_1120600-like — protein: MDNEDNVDNVDNMDRVDNVDNADNVMNVDNVDNVDNVDNVDNPNMNNNLIPDFLNKAYVNNVDNVNNVDNVDNVDNVDNVDNVDNVDNVDHVDIVDNEDNVDNVDNADNADNEDNVDNVDNVDNIDIVENVNNVDNEDNVDNMDNVDNVDNEDYVNNVDNVDNVDNVDNEDYVDNVDNVDNIDIVENLNNVDNEDNVDNMDNVDNEDYVNNADNVDNVDNEDYVNNVDNVDNIDIVENVNNVDNEDYVNNVDNEDYRCINVPSLPSDAKLHVFVDASEGAYGAVIYLSTTQNDEKRDEDGFRNSSAIFGNGGMREWLPSLGVRKKWVSSSKDIAVNDIVLVVSADTPRGSWPLGKVLQVFPGKDGHKKLVVRFNKDYVNNVDNVDNEDYVNNVDNVDNIDNVDDVDNEDYVNNVDNMDNVDNVDYVNNVDNVDNVDNEDYVNNVDNVDNVDNEDYVNNVDNVDNEDYVNNVDNMDNVDNEDYVNNVDNVDNVDNVDNEDYVNNVDNVDNIDIVENVDNVDNEDYVNNVDNVDNVDNEDYVNNVDNMDNVDNEDYVNNVDNVDNIDIVENVNNVDNEDNVDNMDNVDNEDNVDNVDNVNNVDNEDYVNNVDNMDNVDNEDYVNNVDNVDNVDNVDNEDYVNNVDNVDNIDIVENVNNVDNEDNVDYMDNVDNEDYVNNVDNVNNVDNVDNIDIVENVNNVDNEDNVDNVDNVDNVDNVDNVDNEDNEDYVNNVDNMDNVDNINIVENVNNVDNEDYVNNVDNVDNVDNEDYVNNVDNVDNADNVDNMDNVDNVDNVDNAENVDNEDNMDNVNNVDSVNKVDNVDHVDNVDNMDNVDYVDNVDNVDSVENVNNVNNVDKVDNVDHVDNVDKVDNVDNVDNVVNVDNVDSVDNVDNVDNVGNEDNVLQLYLRTTARNKQSKLVRKGNALRLICGTVREQAKNEQ